A stretch of the Salarias fasciatus chromosome 3, fSalaFa1.1, whole genome shotgun sequence genome encodes the following:
- the syt4 gene encoding synaptotagmin-4, producing MAPVLEDGAQLVAVPVGVAVMSVFGLVFTVSAFAWICCQRKNTKSQKTPPYKFVHMLKGVDIYPESLSGKKKFAAPAASNDAGKTDVNGNCHAALPVSPNGSGKQLASSPNGSRTALHLDLEKRDLNGNFTTKPFHHHHQKVRSSPDLELPSPHAGFTQPGATDRRDLPSPSSTLSSQAPTPAVDRPQAEEKDSGLGTLHFSLEYQPERKAFIVHIKEAHGLSPTDEQSLTSDPYIKLTLLPEKKHRVKTRVLRKTLDPAFDETFSFYGIPLARVSELALHFMVLSFDRFSRDEVIGETLVPLSGIDLSEGRVLMSREIIKRNVKKSSGRGELLLSLCYQSTTNTLTVVVLKARHLPKTDNSGLTDSYVKVNMYHGKKRLCKKKTHVKKCSPNPVFNELFVFDLPSEEGLRDTSVELLLMDSEAGGSRCPNTVVGRLVLGTSADGAPGEHWREICDHPRRQIARWHVMSEE from the exons ATGGCTCCAGTGTTGGAGGATGGAGCTCAGCTCG TGGCTGTGCCAGTGGGTGTTGCTGTGATGAGCGTCTTTGGCCTCGTCTTCACTGTGTCAGCGTTTGCGTGGATCTGCTGCCAGCGTAAAAACACCAAATCCCAGAAGACCCCCCCCTACAAGTTCGTGCACATGCTCAAAGGAGTTGACATCTACCCGGAGAGCCTCAGCGGCAAGAAGAAGTTCGCCGCGCCCGCCGCGTCGAACGACGCCGGGAAAACCGACGTCAACGGGAACTGCCACGCCGCTCTGCCCGTGAGCCCCAACGGCTCCGGCAAACAACTGGCTTCGAGTCCCAACGGTTCCAGAACGGCTCTGCATCTGGATCTGGAGAAGAGGGACCTGAACGGCAACTTCACCACCAAACccttccaccaccaccaccagaagGTCCGGAGCTCCCCGGACCTGGAGCTGCCCTCGCCTCACGCCGGCTTCACCCAGCCGGGCGCGACGGACCGCCGCGACCTGCCCTCGCCGTCCAGCACCCTGTCCAGCCAGGCGCCCACCCCGGCTGTGGACCGGCCTCAGGCCGAGGAGAAGGACAGCGGTCTGGGGACCCTTCACTTCTCCCTGGAGTACCAGCCGGAGAGGAAGGCCTTCATCGTCCACATCAAG GAAGCCCATGGCTTGAGCCCAACTGATGAGCAgtcgctgacctctgacccctacATCAAACTGACCCTGCTGCCAGAAAAGAAGCACCGGGTGAAGACCCGGGTGCTGAGAAAGACGCTGGACCCGGCCTTCGACGAGACCTTCAGCTTCTACGGGATCCCGCTGGCCCGGGTGTCGGAGCTGGCCCTCCACTTCATGGTGCTGAGCTTCGACCGGTTCTCCCGCGACGAAGTCATCGGGGAGACCCTGGTGCCCCTGTCCGGGATCGACCTGTCCGAGGGGCGCGTCCTGATGAGCCGAGAGATCATCAAGAGAAACGTCAAG AAGTCCTCGGGCCGcggcgagctgctgctgtccctgTGCTACCAGTCCACCACCAACACCCTGACCGTGGTCGTCCTCAAGGCTCGCCACCTGCCCAAGACCGACAACAGCGGACTCACGG ATTCCTACGTGAAGGTGAACATGTACCACGGAAAGAAGCGCCTGTGCAAGAAGAAGACCCACGTGAAGAAGTGCTCGCCCAACCCCGTCTTCAACGAGCTCTTTGTGTTTGACCTGCCCTCCGAGGAGGGCCTGAGGGACACCAGCGTGGAGCTCCTGCTGATGGACTCGGAAGCGGGCGGCTCGCGCTGCCCCAACACCGTGGTGGGACGCCTGGTGCTGGGCACGTCGGCGGACGGCGCCCCCGGCGAGCACTGGAGGGAGATCTGCGACCACCCGCGCCGCCAGATCGCCCGGTGGCACGTCATGTCGGAGGAGTAG